The following are encoded together in the Chiroxiphia lanceolata isolate bChiLan1 chromosome 8, bChiLan1.pri, whole genome shotgun sequence genome:
- the LOC116790193 gene encoding 2-hydroxyacylsphingosine 1-beta-galactosyltransferase-like — MKMMKVLLWPAALFLVTAFTLEPSHCAKVLIMPTIVFDSHLRVFMRVAEALTDRGHDPVLLLHEGRDMETYLPAFRVQRYWGIFSTENADDWVQEKIKRVFQGKMTSLEMFSFLEKYLENCDLVLGNSTLLQKLQCERFDLLLVDPNEMCGFILAHILHVKYAVISTGFWFPAEIGATSPIAYVPEFNSLMTDRMSFFGRTWNLLVYMITRVATKLVILPKFERLMEKHRVEPKTSMLDLVHGTSLFFLCNDVVLDFPRPTLPHVIFTGGILAEPAKPLPVGLRLWVEAAEAGVVVVSFGIGIRALPSDLVEKMAGAFARLPQRVVWRYFGQKPRNLGENTLMMGWLPQNDLLGHPNVKAFVSHCGMNGIFEAIYHGVPVVGFPFYGDQFDIMTRVQAKGMGILMDWSRVKEEELYQAVITVISDPSYRKAAQLISALHLDRPMHALNRTVYWLEYILRHDGAPYLRPAVYDLSLYEYFCLDILALLLLCLAGTGFVVYKSVVWCRRKGASPVYQNGNCMKGHYTEEKKLQ, encoded by the exons atgaagatgatgaaggtTCTACTGTGGCCCGCTGCTCTTTTTCTAGTGACTGCATTCACTCTGGAGCCATCTCACTGTGCCAAGGTGCTGATCATGCCCACCATAGTCTTTGACAGCCACTTGCGAGTCTTCATGCGAGTGGCAGAGGCACTGACTGATCGGGGCCATGACCCTGTGCTACTCCTTCATGAAGGTCGGGACATGGAAACCTATCTGCCTGCCTTCCGTGTGCAGAGGTACTGGGGCATCTTCAGCACAGAGAACGCAGATGACTGGGTGCAGGAGAAGATAAAGCGTGTCTTTCAAGGGAAGATGACTTCTCTGgagatgttttcctttctggagaAGTACCTGGAAAACTGTGACCTAGTGCTGGGAAACTCTACCCTTCTGCAGAAACTCCAGTGTGAGCGCTTTGACCTGCTCTTGGTGGACCCCAATGAGATGTGTGGATTTATCCTGGCTCACATCCTACATGTCAAATATGCTGTGATTTCCACAGGTTTCTGGTTCCCAGCAGAGATTGGGGCCACTTCCCCCATTGCCTATGTCCCTGAATTCAATTCCCTGATGACAGACAGGATGAGCTTCTTTGGTAGGACTTGGAATCTTCTAGTCTACATGATCACTCGTGTGGCTACAAAGCTGGTCATCCTGCCCAAGTTTGAACGTCTCATGGAGAAGCATAGGGTGGAGCCCAAGACATCCATGCTGGACCTTGTTCATGGAACTagtcttttcttcctgtgtaATGATGTGGTGTTAGACTTTCCCCGTCCAACGCTCCCCCATGTCATTTTCACAGGGGGCATCCTCGCTGAGCCTGCAAAGCCCCTTCCAGTG GGTCTGCGTCTCTGGgtggaagcagcagaggcaggtgTAGTTGTTGTCTCCTTTGGCATTGGGATCCGAGCTCTTCCAAGCGATTTGGTGGAGAAGATGGCTGGCGCGTTTGCTCGCCTCCCACAAAGGGTGGTGTGGAG ATACTTTGGTCAGAAGCCAAGAAACCTGGGTGAGAATACCCTGATGATGGGCTGGCTGCCCCAGAATGACCTGCTAG GCCACCCCAACGTGAAAGCCTTCGTCAGCCACTGTGGGATGAATGGTATATTTGAGGCAATTTATCATGGTGTGCCAGTGGTGGGATTTCCTTTCTATGGGGACCAGTTTGACATCATGACCAGAGTGCAGGCGAAGGGCATGGGTATCCTCATGGACTGGAGCAGAGTAAAAGAAGAGGAACTTTACCAGGCTGTCATCACAGTCATCTCTGACCCCAG CTACAGAAAAGCAGCCCAGCTCATCTCGGCTCTGCACCTGGACAGACCGATGCATGCTCTCAATAGGACAGTGTATTGGCTGGAGTACATCCTTCGTCACGATGGGGCACCCTATCTTCGCCCTGCTGTCTACGACCTCTCCTTATATGAGTACTTCTGCCTGGACATCTTGGCTCTCCTCTTGTTGTGTCTGGCCGGTACTGGATTTGTTGTCTACAAATCTGTGGTGTGGTGCAGAAGGAAGGGGGCCAGTCCTGTGTATCAGAACGGCAATTGCATGAAAGGCCActacacagaagagaaaaaactaCAGTAG